From one Acidibrevibacterium fodinaquatile genomic stretch:
- the tssH gene encoding type VI secretion system ATPase TssH yields MPDPKRLAGTLSQASRKALERAAERALRETNPAVEPEHFLLELFRGPNTDAAFLLREGGIDLAPIAAGLEAVIARFPRGSPRVPVLSEPLMAVLAAGWLSASIDHGLPQNRSACLLRAMAANPSQRAALLEAAPALAGVFESRLLLDLGEILRRGPEIPLPAAPAEHGQRDTALAAYTVDLTAAAKAGRLDPVLGRDDEIRQVIDVLMRRQQNNPILTGPAGVGKTAIVEGFARAIVDGRVPPRLADLVVRSLDLGLLQAGASMRGEFEQRLRAVLDEAAAAMPRTVLFIDEAHMLIGAGGAAGQGDAANLLKPALARGALGVIAATTWSEYKRFIEKDPALTRRFQVIRVGEPSEAVATEMLRGVAPALEQHHGVRILEEALGEAVRLSHRFIPDRQLPEKAIALLDTASARVAIAASTPPQALQEAERRGAALAAELTRLRREADQADHGERLEALEAAAERAEETRLLLASRWQLEQETAARLAARQARLSGQGERPDDDLRHEIAGLQLELDELREERGLHGTVVDGRVVAEVVSGWTGIPAGRMLADTVANARSLKARMAERIIGQDAALDAICRRIQTFYADLGEPNKPTGVFLLCGPSGVGKTETALTLADLLFGGTRALVTVNMSEYQEAHTVSTLRGAPPGYVGYGSGGVLTEAVRRQPYCVLLLDEVEKAHPDVIEMFYQVFDRGMLEDSEGQLVDFTNTVILLTSNVGAEALSEVAERRPAADAASLVTAVTPALRRQFPAAFLGRLVVVPYRPLDRSGIEAVTRLKLQRIQERFATTRRGELTYHPDVVRAIADRAGATEAGARMVDSILTHAVLPALSERILDHLGEGKTIAGAHLAFGAGGELVVELRP; encoded by the coding sequence ATGCCCGATCCGAAACGCCTCGCCGGAACGCTGTCTCAGGCTTCGCGCAAGGCGCTGGAACGGGCTGCGGAGCGGGCGCTCCGCGAGACCAATCCAGCGGTCGAGCCGGAGCATTTCCTACTCGAACTCTTTCGCGGGCCGAACACGGATGCTGCCTTCCTGCTGCGCGAGGGCGGGATCGATCTCGCGCCGATCGCCGCCGGGCTCGAGGCGGTCATCGCCCGATTCCCGCGCGGCAGCCCGCGGGTGCCGGTATTGTCAGAGCCGCTGATGGCGGTGCTCGCGGCCGGGTGGCTGAGTGCGTCCATCGATCACGGCCTGCCGCAGAACCGCTCCGCCTGCCTCCTCCGCGCCATGGCGGCCAATCCCAGCCAGCGCGCCGCACTCCTCGAAGCCGCGCCGGCGCTCGCCGGGGTTTTCGAGAGCCGCCTTCTCCTTGATCTCGGCGAGATTCTGCGCCGGGGGCCGGAAATCCCGCTGCCCGCCGCGCCGGCCGAACACGGGCAGCGTGACACCGCGCTTGCGGCGTACACCGTCGATCTCACCGCCGCGGCCAAAGCCGGGCGGCTGGATCCGGTGCTTGGCCGTGACGATGAAATCCGCCAGGTCATCGACGTGCTGATGCGCCGCCAGCAGAACAACCCGATCCTCACCGGGCCGGCTGGCGTCGGCAAGACGGCGATCGTCGAGGGCTTTGCCCGCGCCATCGTCGATGGGCGGGTGCCGCCGCGGCTCGCCGACCTCGTGGTGCGGAGCCTCGATCTCGGCCTGCTGCAGGCGGGTGCATCGATGCGCGGCGAGTTCGAGCAGCGGCTGCGGGCGGTGCTCGATGAAGCCGCGGCGGCGATGCCGCGCACCGTGCTCTTCATCGACGAGGCGCATATGCTGATCGGCGCCGGCGGTGCGGCGGGGCAGGGCGACGCGGCCAATCTTCTGAAACCGGCGCTGGCGCGTGGCGCGCTCGGCGTGATCGCGGCCACGACCTGGAGCGAATACAAGCGCTTCATCGAAAAAGACCCGGCCCTGACCCGGCGCTTTCAGGTGATCCGCGTCGGCGAGCCGAGCGAGGCGGTGGCGACCGAGATGTTGCGCGGTGTCGCCCCGGCGCTGGAACAGCATCACGGCGTGCGCATCCTGGAGGAGGCACTCGGCGAGGCGGTGCGTCTTTCACATCGTTTCATCCCCGACCGCCAATTGCCGGAAAAAGCGATCGCGCTCCTTGATACCGCCTCGGCGCGCGTTGCCATCGCCGCCAGCACGCCGCCGCAGGCATTGCAGGAGGCCGAGCGGCGCGGCGCGGCGCTCGCGGCGGAACTCACGCGGCTCCGCCGCGAAGCCGATCAGGCCGATCATGGCGAGCGGCTGGAAGCGCTCGAAGCCGCGGCTGAACGCGCCGAGGAGACGCGGCTCCTGCTTGCCAGCCGCTGGCAGTTGGAGCAGGAAACCGCGGCACGTCTTGCGGCACGGCAAGCCCGATTGAGCGGCCAGGGCGAGCGGCCGGACGATGACCTCCGTCATGAAATCGCCGGTCTCCAACTCGAACTCGACGAACTCCGCGAGGAACGTGGGCTGCATGGCACCGTGGTCGATGGCCGCGTGGTCGCCGAGGTGGTGTCGGGCTGGACCGGCATCCCGGCGGGGCGGATGCTTGCCGACACGGTGGCCAATGCGCGCTCGCTGAAGGCGCGGATGGCGGAGCGCATCATCGGCCAGGACGCCGCGCTCGATGCGATCTGCCGTCGGATTCAGACATTTTATGCGGATCTCGGCGAGCCCAACAAACCGACCGGCGTGTTCCTGCTCTGTGGCCCGAGCGGCGTCGGCAAGACCGAGACCGCGCTCACGCTCGCGGATCTGCTGTTCGGCGGCACGCGCGCGCTGGTGACGGTGAACATGTCAGAATATCAGGAGGCGCACACCGTCTCCACCTTGCGCGGCGCGCCACCCGGCTATGTCGGCTATGGCAGCGGCGGCGTCTTGACCGAGGCCGTCCGCCGCCAGCCCTATTGTGTGCTGCTGCTGGATGAGGTGGAGAAGGCCCATCCCGATGTCATCGAGATGTTCTACCAGGTGTTCGATCGCGGCATGCTCGAGGACAGCGAGGGGCAGTTGGTGGATTTCACCAATACGGTGATCCTGCTCACCTCCAATGTCGGCGCCGAGGCGCTGAGCGAGGTGGCAGAGCGCCGGCCGGCAGCCGATGCCGCGTCTTTGGTGACGGCGGTCACGCCGGCGTTGCGGCGCCAGTTCCCGGCGGCTTTTCTCGGGCGCCTCGTCGTCGTTCCCTATCGCCCGCTCGATCGCAGCGGGATCGAGGCCGTGACGCGGCTGAAACTGCAGCGCATTCAGGAGCGTTTCGCAACCACCCGCCGCGGCGAGCTGACCTATCACCCCGATGTGGTGCGGGCGATCGCGGACCGGGCGGGTGCGACCGAGGCGGGGGCGCGGATGGTGGATTCGATCCTCACCCATGCCGTACTGCCGGCGCTCTCTGAGCGGATTCTCGACCATCTCGGCGAAGGCAAGACGATTGCGGGGGCGCATCTTGCGTTCGGTGCCGGCGGCGAACTGGTGGTCGAATTGCGGCCATGA
- a CDS encoding type VI secretion system Vgr family protein, producing the protein MSGSAQWSLAVTTPLGADTPALVALAGDEFLSAPFLFRLTMTAPGPVDATALLGKPAAVTLIDGSGHKRFLHGLITRFTQRGSDCTAEMRPWLWMLSLAADNRIFQNQSVPDILAAVFDDAGFTDYRNSLTETYPPLEYCVQFQETSFAFASRLMEAAGISYFFEHSESAHTLVLADDAAAFKECEKAASIPFLPLAAGDDWLSDLRITALAVESGVAVQAYQSDDYNFTTPATELKVTSGSGARRVYEYPGQYQTVDAGETLAKRRIEAFQAAATEITGASPVRALCAGGAFTLTGHPDPGLNARYVVRSVSHRVARREYANDFIAFPAAIPFRPPRVTPPPRISGAQTAIVVGPSGKEIYTDNYGRVKVQFHWDQHGQKDENSSCWIRVAQSWAGVGWGAFTLPRIGQEVVVTFLNGDPDRPLITGSVYNGDNPVPYPLPDEQTKTVLKSNSSAGGGGFNEIRLEDKKDSEEFHLHAQKDMTIEVLNTQTVTITQDRGVTISKGNDTLTVSEGDRTVAVSKGNETHNVAGTRDLTVTGNETHTNKADFSHSVSGNFTLDVSGDITIKASGAVTLQAGTGFTLKAGTSLEAKAGTGLSLSGGTTAEVKAGASGTVDGGGMLNLKGGLVKLN; encoded by the coding sequence ATGAGCGGGTCGGCGCAATGGTCGCTCGCGGTGACGACGCCGCTCGGCGCCGATACGCCGGCGCTTGTGGCACTCGCGGGCGATGAATTTCTCTCGGCCCCCTTCCTGTTCCGCCTCACGATGACCGCGCCCGGGCCGGTCGATGCCACCGCCCTTCTCGGCAAGCCAGCCGCGGTGACGCTGATCGATGGCAGTGGCCATAAGCGTTTTCTTCACGGGCTGATCACCCGTTTCACTCAGCGCGGGAGCGACTGCACCGCCGAGATGCGGCCCTGGCTCTGGATGCTTTCGCTCGCCGCCGATAACCGCATCTTCCAGAACCAGAGCGTGCCCGACATCCTCGCCGCGGTGTTCGACGACGCTGGCTTCACCGATTACCGCAACAGCCTGACAGAGACCTATCCGCCGCTCGAATACTGCGTGCAGTTCCAGGAGACCTCGTTCGCCTTCGCCAGCCGGCTGATGGAAGCGGCCGGCATCAGCTATTTCTTCGAGCATAGCGAGAGCGCGCACACGCTGGTGCTTGCCGATGACGCTGCCGCCTTCAAAGAGTGCGAGAAGGCCGCCAGCATCCCGTTTCTGCCGCTCGCCGCCGGCGATGACTGGCTCAGCGATCTCCGGATCACGGCGCTGGCGGTCGAAAGCGGGGTCGCGGTGCAGGCCTATCAGAGCGACGATTACAATTTCACGACGCCGGCGACGGAGCTCAAAGTGACCAGCGGCAGCGGCGCCCGCCGGGTCTACGAATATCCCGGGCAATATCAGACCGTCGATGCCGGCGAGACGCTCGCCAAGCGCCGCATCGAAGCTTTCCAGGCGGCGGCAACCGAAATCACCGGCGCTTCCCCGGTGCGCGCGCTCTGCGCCGGCGGCGCCTTCACCCTCACCGGGCATCCCGATCCGGGCTTGAACGCGCGCTACGTGGTGCGATCGGTTTCTCATCGTGTGGCGCGGCGCGAATATGCCAATGATTTCATCGCTTTTCCGGCAGCGATACCCTTCCGCCCGCCGCGGGTCACACCGCCGCCCAGGATCAGCGGGGCGCAGACCGCGATCGTCGTCGGGCCGTCCGGCAAGGAAATCTACACCGACAATTACGGCCGGGTGAAAGTGCAGTTCCACTGGGATCAGCATGGCCAGAAAGACGAAAACAGCTCCTGCTGGATCCGGGTGGCACAGAGCTGGGCGGGGGTGGGCTGGGGTGCCTTCACCTTGCCGCGTATCGGGCAGGAGGTGGTGGTGACCTTCCTCAACGGCGATCCCGACCGGCCGCTGATCACCGGATCCGTCTATAACGGCGACAATCCGGTCCCCTATCCCCTGCCCGACGAGCAGACCAAGACGGTGCTGAAATCGAATTCATCCGCGGGCGGCGGCGGCTTCAACGAAATCCGGCTGGAAGACAAGAAAGACAGCGAGGAATTCCATCTCCACGCCCAGAAAGACATGACCATCGAGGTCTTGAACACCCAGACAGTGACGATCACCCAGGACCGGGGGGTGACGATCTCGAAGGGCAACGATACACTGACGGTCTCGGAGGGCGACCGGACCGTCGCGGTGAGTAAGGGCAATGAGACCCACAACGTCGCCGGGACGCGCGATCTGACCGTCACCGGCAACGAGACGCACACCAACAAAGCCGATTTCAGCCACAGCGTTTCCGGCAATTTCACGCTCGATGTCAGCGGCGATATCACCATCAAGGCTTCGGGCGCGGTGACGCTGCAAGCGGGGACGGGGTTTACGCTGAAGGCCGGCACCTCGCTCGAGGCCAAGGCCGGGACAGGGCTGAGCCTTTCCGGCGGCACGACGGCCGAGGTGAAGGCGGGCGCCAGCGGCACCGTCGATGGCGGCGGCATGCTGAACTTGAAGGGCGGCCTGGTGAAGCTGAACTGA
- a CDS encoding toxin-antitoxin system YwqK family antitoxin, with protein sequence MSAANPPETIERRNAAGALVERATFRDGVLDGPTVLFGPEALAAAEIGFAAGVRDGPMVLYDTDGDVLARLTYRAGVLDGPATLYAGGKPLTEMTYAAGVGDGPLRSFTPAGSLAASGALRRGRLHGAFTIFRPDGSVMQLQHYVGGLLEGEQLDLDPAGVVRRRAEYRAGRLDGTVTHYDAAGQPTAHQVFVADKEVTAAPPPGISKMPTPQKPWLQRWWDAAKALIGRQ encoded by the coding sequence ATGAGCGCGGCAAACCCTCCGGAGACGATCGAGCGCCGCAATGCCGCCGGTGCGTTGGTCGAGCGGGCCACGTTCCGCGACGGCGTGCTCGACGGGCCGACGGTGCTGTTCGGGCCGGAGGCGCTGGCTGCGGCCGAGATCGGCTTTGCCGCCGGCGTCCGCGACGGGCCGATGGTGCTCTATGACACTGACGGCGACGTGCTCGCGCGGCTTACGTATCGGGCGGGTGTGCTGGATGGGCCGGCGACGCTTTACGCCGGCGGCAAGCCGCTGACGGAGATGACCTATGCCGCCGGGGTCGGGGACGGGCCGCTCCGCAGTTTCACGCCTGCAGGGAGCTTGGCGGCGAGCGGTGCGTTGCGCCGCGGGCGGCTGCATGGCGCATTCACGATCTTTCGCCCCGATGGCAGCGTGATGCAGCTTCAGCATTATGTCGGCGGGCTTTTGGAAGGCGAGCAACTCGATCTCGATCCCGCCGGCGTGGTGCGCCGCCGCGCCGAATACCGCGCCGGGCGGCTGGACGGGACCGTCACGCATTATGACGCCGCTGGCCAGCCGACGGCGCATCAGGTGTTCGTCGCCGACAAGGAAGTCACCGCCGCCCCGCCACCCGGCATATCCAAGATGCCCACGCCGCAAAAACCCTGGCTCCAGCGCTGGTGGGACGCGGCGAAAGCCCTGATCGGCCGGCAATAG
- a CDS encoding Na/Pi cotransporter family protein has protein sequence MDATLTLVDLAGLIALLLWGVHMVQTGVQRAFGPSLRRFLGVALARRPAAFVAGLGITAILQSSTATGLMVASFAAEGMLALVPGLAVMLGANVGTTLIVQVLSFDVSRIATLFILAGVIAFRRGGASQVRDLGRVGIGLGLMLLALHLLLQVITPYEDVPSLRLLLGALTTQPLMDVLLAALLTWAAHSSVAVVLVIMSFAARGVVPPDAAFALVLGANLGTAINPLLEGSAGDDPAARRLPMGNLLNRVAGVIVALLLLGPIGRTLVVLEPDPARAVADFHTAFNLVLALIFFPALTPYARLLAWLLPSRVAAIDPGRPLYLDAAARETPTIAIAAAAREALRMADVLETMLAGARAALIGGDRRRVGETRRLDDVLDRLNAAIKAYLTLLDPESMSEADHQRLAQVLAFTTHLENAGDVVDKNLLAHAAKRIKRGIAFSPEGGAELDQMFARLVKNLRTAASVFLSGDLATARLLAAEKETLRDLEARATAAHFARLRAGRIDSTETSTLHLDVLRDLLRINTHFVAAAAYPVLEEQGALLPSRLRPNDETALKEAAGDSQEIRQIDQPSQG, from the coding sequence TTGGACGCGACGCTGACCCTGGTTGATCTCGCCGGCCTGATCGCCCTCCTGCTCTGGGGGGTGCATATGGTGCAAACCGGGGTGCAGCGCGCCTTTGGCCCCTCGTTGCGGCGGTTTCTCGGGGTCGCGCTGGCGCGCCGGCCGGCCGCCTTCGTCGCCGGGCTCGGCATCACCGCGATTTTGCAAAGCAGCACCGCAACCGGGCTGATGGTCGCCTCCTTCGCCGCCGAGGGCATGCTGGCGCTGGTTCCCGGCCTTGCGGTGATGCTCGGCGCCAATGTCGGGACGACGCTGATCGTCCAAGTGCTCTCGTTCGATGTCTCGCGCATCGCGACCTTGTTCATCCTCGCCGGCGTGATCGCCTTTCGCCGTGGCGGCGCGAGCCAGGTGCGCGATCTCGGGCGGGTCGGCATCGGGCTCGGGCTCATGCTGCTGGCGCTGCATCTCCTGCTTCAGGTGATCACGCCCTATGAGGACGTCCCCAGCCTCCGGCTACTGCTCGGGGCTCTCACCACGCAGCCGCTGATGGACGTCTTGCTTGCGGCGTTGCTCACCTGGGCTGCGCATTCCTCGGTCGCCGTGGTGCTGGTGATCATGTCGTTCGCGGCGCGCGGAGTGGTGCCGCCGGATGCCGCCTTCGCGCTCGTGCTCGGCGCCAATCTCGGCACCGCGATCAATCCGCTGCTCGAAGGGAGCGCCGGCGACGATCCGGCGGCGCGGCGGCTGCCGATGGGAAACCTGCTCAACCGCGTCGCCGGCGTCATCGTCGCCTTGCTGCTGCTCGGCCCGATCGGGCGGACGCTGGTGGTGCTGGAGCCGGATCCGGCGCGCGCCGTCGCCGATTTCCACACCGCGTTCAATCTCGTTCTCGCGCTCATTTTCTTCCCGGCCCTCACCCCCTATGCGCGGCTCTTGGCGTGGCTGCTGCCCTCGCGCGTCGCCGCAATCGATCCCGGGCGGCCGCTCTATCTCGACGCCGCCGCGCGCGAGACGCCGACGATCGCCATCGCCGCCGCCGCGCGCGAAGCGCTGCGCATGGCGGACGTGCTGGAGACCATGCTCGCCGGCGCGCGTGCCGCCCTGATCGGCGGCGACCGGCGGCGGGTCGGCGAGACGCGGCGACTCGATGACGTGCTGGATCGGCTGAACGCGGCGATCAAAGCCTATCTCACCCTGCTCGACCCCGAATCGATGAGCGAGGCGGATCATCAACGCCTCGCGCAGGTGCTCGCTTTTACGACCCATCTCGAAAACGCCGGCGATGTCGTTGACAAAAACCTCCTCGCCCATGCCGCCAAGCGCATCAAGCGCGGTATCGCGTTTTCGCCCGAGGGCGGCGCCGAGCTTGATCAGATGTTCGCCCGGCTGGTGAAGAATTTGCGCACCGCCGCCTCGGTTTTTCTCTCCGGCGATCTTGCGACCGCGCGCCTGTTGGCCGCGGAAAAGGAGACGCTCCGCGATCTCGAGGCGCGGGCGACGGCGGCGCATTTCGCGCGCCTGCGCGCGGGGCGAATCGACAGCACCGAGACCAGCACGCTGCATCTCGACGTTTTGCGGGACCTTCTGCGGATAAACACCCATTTCGTCGCCGCCGCCGCCTATCCGGTCTTGGAGGAGCAGGGCGCGTTGCTCCCGAGCCGGTTGCGGCCAAACGACGAAACCGCCCTGAAAGAGGCCGCGGGCGACTCGCAGGAAATCCGGCAAATCGACCAACCCTCCCAGGGGTAG
- a CDS encoding ribonucleoside-diphosphate reductase subunit alpha, translating into MLDIDIQLPGRQQIHVDRGRDALLTDFGRATLDDRYLLPGEGYQDLFARVASYYGDDQGHAQRLYDYMSRLWFMPATPVLSNGGTARGLPISCFLNEASDSLEGIVGLWNENVWLASKGGGIGSYWGNLRSIGEKVGQNGKTSGVIPFIRVMDSLTLAISQGSLRRGSAAVYLPVSHPEIEEFVEIRRPTGGDPNRKALNLHHGILVSDAFMRAVEADEPWALVSPKDGAVVRSISARALWIRILTARVETGEPYLIFSDQVNRLRPEHQKLAGLEVKTSNLCSEITLPTGIDQHGRQRTAVCCLSSVNLEHWFAWKDHPLFIEDVMRFLDNVLQDFIDRAPEGMERAKYSAMRERSVGLGVMGFHSFLQAQHVPFESVIAKVWNKRMFQHLRTQADAASRLLAEERGPCPDAADYGFSERFSNKIAIAPTASISIIAGNASPGIEPIAANVFLQKTLSGSFTVRNRHLQALLAEKGMDNEAVWSSITLNKGSVQHLDFLTEHEKAVFKTAFELDQRWVIEHAADRTPFVCQSQSVNVFLPANVHKRDLHQIHLLAWKRGLKSLYYCRSLSIQRADNVSEKAIRPEEAPAGAAPAMAAPPPAARVADYEECLACQ; encoded by the coding sequence GTGCTCGACATCGATATTCAATTGCCCGGGCGCCAGCAGATCCATGTCGATCGTGGTCGTGACGCGTTGCTGACCGATTTCGGCCGCGCGACGCTCGATGACCGCTATCTGCTCCCGGGCGAGGGCTATCAGGATCTCTTCGCCCGCGTTGCAAGCTATTATGGCGACGATCAGGGGCATGCGCAGCGGCTTTACGACTATATGAGCCGGCTCTGGTTCATGCCGGCAACGCCGGTGCTCTCCAATGGCGGCACGGCGCGTGGTTTGCCGATTTCCTGCTTCCTGAACGAGGCGTCCGACAGTCTGGAGGGCATCGTCGGCCTGTGGAACGAGAATGTCTGGCTTGCCTCGAAGGGTGGCGGCATCGGCAGTTACTGGGGCAATCTGCGCTCGATCGGCGAAAAAGTCGGCCAGAACGGCAAGACCTCGGGCGTCATCCCGTTCATCCGGGTGATGGACAGTCTGACGCTGGCGATCTCGCAGGGCAGCCTCCGGCGCGGCTCGGCGGCGGTCTATTTGCCGGTCTCGCACCCCGAGATCGAGGAATTCGTTGAAATCCGCCGCCCGACCGGCGGTGATCCGAATCGCAAGGCGCTCAATCTCCATCACGGCATCCTGGTTTCGGACGCGTTCATGCGCGCCGTCGAGGCGGATGAGCCTTGGGCGTTGGTCTCACCGAAGGATGGCGCGGTGGTGCGCAGCATCTCCGCTCGCGCGCTCTGGATCAGGATTCTGACCGCCCGTGTCGAGACCGGGGAGCCGTATCTGATCTTCTCCGACCAGGTGAACCGCCTTCGCCCCGAGCATCAGAAACTCGCCGGGCTCGAAGTCAAAACCTCCAATCTCTGCTCGGAGATCACGCTGCCGACCGGGATCGACCAGCACGGCCGCCAGCGCACCGCGGTCTGCTGCCTGTCTTCGGTCAATCTCGAGCATTGGTTCGCGTGGAAGGATCATCCCCTCTTCATCGAGGATGTGATGCGCTTTCTCGACAATGTCCTGCAGGATTTCATCGACCGCGCGCCGGAAGGCATGGAACGCGCCAAATATTCGGCGATGCGCGAGCGTTCGGTCGGGCTCGGGGTGATGGGTTTCCACTCCTTCCTCCAAGCGCAGCACGTGCCGTTCGAAAGCGTCATCGCCAAGGTCTGGAACAAGCGCATGTTCCAGCATCTCCGCACCCAGGCGGATGCCGCGTCGCGGCTGCTCGCCGAGGAGCGCGGCCCCTGCCCCGACGCCGCCGACTATGGCTTCTCCGAGCGCTTCTCGAACAAGATCGCGATCGCGCCGACCGCCTCGATCTCGATCATCGCCGGCAATGCGAGCCCGGGGATCGAGCCGATCGCCGCCAATGTCTTTCTCCAGAAGACGCTGTCCGGCAGCTTTACCGTGCGCAACCGCCATCTCCAGGCCCTCCTCGCCGAAAAGGGGATGGACAACGAGGCGGTCTGGTCCTCGATCACGCTCAACAAGGGCAGCGTGCAGCATCTCGATTTCCTCACCGAGCACGAAAAAGCGGTGTTCAAGACCGCGTTCGAACTCGATCAGCGTTGGGTGATCGAACACGCCGCCGACCGCACGCCGTTCGTCTGTCAGAGCCAGTCGGTCAACGTCTTCCTCCCCGCCAATGTGCATAAACGCGATCTGCACCAGATTCATCTGTTGGCGTGGAAACGCGGTCTCAAATCTCTCTATTACTGCCGCAGCCTTTCGATCCAGCGCGCCGATAATGTGAGCGAGAAAGCGATCCGCCCGGAGGAGGCGCCGGCCGGGGCCGCGCCGGCGATGGCCGCACCGCCGCCAGCCGCGCGGGTCGCCGATTATGAGGAATGCCTCGCCTGCCAGTGA
- the tnpC gene encoding IS66 family transposase, whose protein sequence is MTLTDTPLPDDIGALKALVIATIQRADEAEARLVEARARESATEALIAHLKLQIARLRREQYGASAERSRRLLDQLELQLEELEADASEDGLAAATAAAKTTHVGGFVRKRPARKPFLEHLPRERVVIPSPCSCPACGSTSLSKLGEDVTETLEVIPRQWKIVQTVREKFSCRACEAITQPPAPFHVVPRGWAGPRFLAMLLFEKYGQHQPLNRQAERFAREGVPLSVSTLADQVGAACSVLMPLYRLIEAHVLAAERLHGDDTTVPVMARGKTDTARLWVYVRDDRPFAGHAPPAVLFHYARDRRGEHPQAHLAGWSGILQADAYDGYGALYKAGRSPAPVREAGCFAHARRKFFELADIAGAARRKSRGEQGAMVYPIALATVQRLDALFEIERTINGKTAAERLAVRQQHSAPLVAELHAWLTAQLTKLSRHHDLAKAINYMLRRWDSFTRFLADGRVCLTNNAAERALRCVPLGRKAWLFCGSDRGGERAAILYTLIQTARLNNVDPQAWLADVLAGINDYPARRLGQLLPWNCVNASKVAASATEEIGCV, encoded by the coding sequence GTGACCCTCACCGACACGCCTCTCCCGGACGATATTGGCGCGCTGAAGGCGCTGGTGATTGCAACGATCCAGCGCGCCGACGAGGCCGAGGCGCGACTGGTCGAGGCCCGTGCTCGGGAGAGTGCGACCGAGGCCTTGATCGCTCATCTCAAGCTGCAGATTGCCCGGCTGCGGCGCGAGCAATACGGCGCCAGCGCCGAACGCAGCCGCCGTCTGCTCGATCAGCTGGAATTGCAGCTCGAAGAGCTTGAGGCCGACGCCAGTGAAGACGGGCTGGCAGCTGCAACCGCCGCGGCGAAAACCACGCATGTCGGTGGGTTCGTGCGCAAGCGTCCCGCCAGAAAGCCCTTTCTCGAGCATCTGCCGCGTGAGCGTGTGGTGATCCCCTCACCCTGCTCTTGCCCTGCCTGCGGCAGCACCAGCTTGTCGAAGCTCGGGGAGGATGTCACCGAGACGCTGGAGGTGATCCCGCGGCAGTGGAAAATCGTCCAGACGGTGCGGGAGAAATTCTCCTGCCGGGCTTGCGAGGCGATCACTCAGCCGCCGGCCCCCTTTCATGTCGTTCCGCGCGGCTGGGCGGGCCCGCGCTTTCTCGCCATGCTGTTGTTTGAGAAGTATGGTCAGCACCAGCCGCTCAACCGCCAGGCCGAACGTTTTGCCCGCGAGGGCGTTCCGCTCAGCGTCTCGACGCTTGCCGATCAGGTCGGGGCGGCGTGTTCCGTGCTGATGCCGCTCTACCGGCTGATCGAGGCCCATGTCCTTGCCGCCGAGCGTCTGCATGGCGACGACACGACGGTACCGGTCATGGCTCGCGGCAAGACCGATACGGCGCGGCTATGGGTCTATGTGCGCGACGACCGGCCCTTCGCCGGCCACGCCCCGCCGGCGGTGCTGTTCCACTATGCGCGGGATCGACGCGGCGAACATCCACAAGCCCATCTTGCCGGCTGGTCGGGCATCCTCCAGGCCGACGCCTATGACGGCTATGGCGCGTTGTATAAAGCTGGCCGCAGCCCTGCGCCGGTGCGGGAAGCCGGCTGTTTCGCCCATGCAAGGCGGAAATTTTTCGAGCTGGCCGATATCGCGGGCGCCGCCCGCAGGAAGAGCCGCGGCGAGCAAGGCGCCATGGTCTACCCGATCGCGCTCGCGACCGTGCAGCGGCTCGATGCTTTGTTCGAAATCGAGCGAACCATCAACGGCAAAACAGCCGCCGAGCGACTGGCTGTACGCCAGCAGCATAGCGCGCCGCTGGTTGCCGAACTCCATGCCTGGCTGACCGCTCAGCTCACGAAGCTCTCGCGCCATCACGATCTGGCCAAAGCCATCAACTACATGCTCCGCCGCTGGGACAGCTTCACCCGCTTTCTCGCGGATGGCCGGGTCTGCCTGACCAACAACGCCGCCGAACGCGCCTTGCGTTGCGTGCCACTCGGCCGCAAGGCGTGGCTGTTCTGCGGTTCCGATCGCGGCGGCGAGCGGGCCGCCATCCTCTACACGCTGATCCAGACGGCACGTCTCAACAATGTGGATCCGCAAGCCTGGCTCGCCGATGTGCTCGCCGGGATCAACGACTATCCCGCCAGGCGCCTCGGCCAGTTGTTGCCCTGGAACTGCGTTAACGCCAGCAAAGTTGCGGCAAGTGCAACGGAAGAGATTGGATGTGTCTGA